CTCACCTACTGTTTTTTGTGGTTTttttttacctaggcaagtcagttaagaacaaattcttattttcaatgacggccttggaacagtgggttaactgcctgttcaggggcagaatgacagattttgtaccttgtcagctctgggatttgaacttgcaacctttcggtaaccactaagctaccctgccgccccactaggctaccctgccgtttgTGTAGAAGTATGTgggtaggatacctactgtttgtgtggaagtatgtgcgcagCTATAAAATGGATGTCTTTGTATAATGGACTTCAGAACGTTCTCTGAATAAACTGTACTATCTTTTTGCATAAGAGTCTTTGactaattattattaaacccaTGGTCTTACAGATCTCGGGGATTGGTCAGAGCTATTGATTGTCAGTTATTATCATTGGAATTGAAAATTCTCGTGacaaatagtcatttacaacataaaCAATGtctatctacactgtatttcagatcaattttatgttattttaagacaaaaaaaaagaagcttttctttcaaaaacaaggacatttctaagtaaccccaaacttttgaacggtagtgtatatgagattcttcaacgtaggcaccctttgcattgatgacagctctgcacactcttgacattctctcaaccagcttcatgaagtagtcacctggaatgcatttcaattaacaggtgtgccttgttaaaagttaatgtggaatttctttccttcttaatgcgtttgagccaatccgttgtgttgtgacaaggtaggggggcatacagaagatggtcttaaccaagtccatattatggcaagaacagctcaaataagcaaagagaaacaacagtccatcattaccttaagacatgaaggtcagtcaatctggaaactTTCAAGAACGTTAAACGTTTCCCCAAattcagtcgcaaaaaccatcaagagctatgatgaaactggctctcatgaggaccgccacaggaaagaaagacccagaattacctctgctgcagaagataagttcataaattgcagcccaaataaatgcttcacagagttcaagtaacagacacatctcaacatcaacttcattgttgaattgctgcaaagaaaccactactaaaggaaaccaataagaagaagagacttgcttgaaaGACAgtaacacgagcaatggacaatagaccggtggaaatctgtctttggtctgatgaattcaaatttgagatttatggttccaaccgccatgtctttgtgagacgcagagcaggTGAAGGGATGATTTccacatgtgtagttcccaccgtgaagcatggagaaggtgGTGTgatgatgctttgctggtgacgcggagcgatttatttagaattcaaggcacacttaaccagcatggctaccacagcattctgcagcgatacgccatcccacctggtttgtgcaacaggacaatgacccaaacacaccacctatctgtgtacgggctatttgaccaagacgtagagtgatggagtgctgcatcagatgacctggcctccacaatcacatgacttcaacccagttgagatggtttgggatgagttgcaccgcagagtgaaggaaaagcagccaacaagtgctcagcatatgtgggaactctttcaagactgttggaaaatcattccaggtgaagctcgttgagagaatgccaaatgtgcaaaactgtcatcaaggcaaagggtggctactttgtagaatctcaaatatatttagatttctttaacactttgttggttactacatgattccatgtgttatatcatttgttttgatgtcttcactattattctacaatgtagaaaatagtacaaataaagggaaaaaaaacatttaaaaatgtaatgagtaagtgtgtccacaGAAAtgactaaatatgtgtatgtgaccaacatgATGTGCTTTGAATCAACTTTATTGATCTCCAGAGGAGAAATTGGATGTAAATCTTATGTCTATACGTCTAAGCTGATTGATGGACTGTGATCCTGTTTGAATACTTAAGTGCATCCTGAGACAGGATAAGTGAAGACAACAAGGTGGAAAGAAACCATTTTGTTTCTTTTCCAAATATGAAAGGAGTGAGGAATCAGGGATGTACTATAAAGCCAGTTGAACTAATCTCATGAGACATTTATATAcatcaagaatcaatggatataaTTTTCCTTTAAATGATCAAAAATGTCTGTAAATATCAGAAGATATTCAATGTCACAAGATATTCACAGGTTCTTTAATGGCATTGTAACAGGGGGGTGTGATGGTGATGGAGGTCTGACCTGTAGTTCATCGCCCCCTGCTGGTGGGATCAGCAACACAAACATGTCCACCATGTCAGCCACCGCAAACTCTGACTGGCCTACGCCTGAGGACACAACACACAATGAAACCAAGTATTTATGAAACGCTAGATACCTTAGGAATTTTATTAATAAGCTATGTTATATAATTTCATCATTTTATCCTTCATGCCATTTAGACTTTATAAACCACGTAATGTGGAAGATGCAAAGCATGAATCACAACGAGATTAAATCTGGTTCAATAAAACGGTACAGGTGGCCTATCCCAGGTGAAGATTTGTCCCTTTTGAGGCTTTTAAAAACAGTCGACTCAACCATCGTGTTCCTCACCTACAGTTTCTACCAGAACGATGTCGTAGCCACCCCCCTCACACAGTACTATGGCCTCATTGGTGGTCCGGGTGACTCCTCCCAGTGTTCCAGAGGTGGGGGAGGGTCTGATGAAAGCACTCATGTCTCTGGAGAGCTCAGTCATACGAGTCTTGTCACCCATCAGAGAccctggggagagggggaggatttaTGCgtaacaccaacataaagtgtaaGTGGTAGTATATCAGTATAGCTATCAATATTTAATAATAATCCTTTGCCTAGCTTGAAGAAGATATATGTGAGGAAcacaggaggctgttgaggggaggacggctcgtaATACATGTccagaacagagcaaatggaacggcatcaaacacctggaaaccatgtatttgatacccttccactgattccgctccagtcattaacacgagcccgtcctccccaattaaggtgccaccaacctcctgtggtgagGAAATGATGTTCAACAACATTGAACAAGGAGGAATGGTTATGTCAATGTTCACAAAATCCCACTTGTTACGGTGCAAGAGTCTGTCTGGCATGACGAGGCATTCTAACAGACCCATTTAAATCAATACATATACCCCACAACACTGATGAAATACCACGCACAAACACAGCAAtaaaacactccttccgtggcctccaactgcttttaaacgctagtaaaaccaaatacatgcttttcaaccgttcgctgcctgcacccgcacacccgactagcatcaccatcctggatggttccgaccttgaatatgtggacatctataagtacctaggtgtctggctagactgtaaactcttcttccagactcatatcaaacatctccaatctaaaatcaaatctggagtcggctttctattccgcaacaaagcctccttcactcacgccgccaaacttaccctagtaaaactgactatcctaccgatcctcgacttcggcgatgtcatctacaaaatagcttccaatactctactcagcaaactggatgcagtttatcacagtgccatccgttttgttactaaagcaccttataccacccaccactgcgacctgtatgctctagtcggctggtcctcgctacatattcgtcgccagaaccactggctccaggtcatctacaagtccatgctaggtaaagctccaccttatctcagttcactggtcacgatggcaacacccacccgtagcacgcgctccagtaggTGTACTATATGCtactatatgccatttagcagacgcttttatccaaagcgacttacagtcatgtgtgcatacattctacgtatgggtggtcccgggaatcgaacccactaccctggcgttacaagcgccatgctctaccaactgatcatccctaaagccaacacctcatttagcCGCccttccttccagttctttgctgcctgtgactggaacgaattgcaaaaaaaagaaaaacgctgaagttggagacttttactccatgtgtaactctgtgttgttgtctgttcacactgctatgctttatcttggccaggtcacagttgtaaatgagaacttgttctcaactagcctacctggttaaataaaggtgaaataaaaacataaaaaaaaaaaaaatgtagaatGATGTGGAAACATACCTCCTGTAGTGCATGATGAGGGGTCAACAGCCAGAACAGAGACTTTATGTCCTTGCCCTGTGAGCATCTTCCCCACCACTTCAATGAAGGTGGACTTCCCAGCTCCGGGTGGgccagacagacctacagacagacgtCACCTCACAGAGGACAAACATGCACGTGCACCAAGCCCACACTCTTCCCCATATGGTATTTTAGACTTCGCTACCTCAAGTGTAGGAGTACAAAAATCTTCAATAAAAAGCCCACATTGCAGCCACCCATTCAAGCGTTCCAACTCTTAAGGACTCTGCAAGCCACTAGTTCAAATGTTCACATATTATTGGGTCTGCGTGCATTCTATGTACTGGGCATAGACACAACAATGTTGAACATAACAATCCACATACTAACCCACTCTGAAGGCCAGGGGtttccctctgttctgtttctcctgCTCCTTCCTGTGGGCCAGTACTCTCTGTAGCAGGACCTGGGCCAGCTCTTTCTTTCTGGGATGCTGGGTCTCCACCAGGGTAATGGACTCAGCCAGACAGGCCCGCTGACCTGAGATCAGTCCTTCATACAGCTTATTCAACAGCCTCTGCTCTGGTAGACTCAGCTCTTTGATGTGGCTGAGGGTGGATTCCACACACATACCACGGATGTGTTGGGAGTTAAGCCCAGGGAATGAGGGGGTACAAGGGGTACGAGTGCAGGATGGTGGGTGTAGCTGGCGGAGGAGCCATCGGCCCCATGTTGGGGTGACAGTTCGCAAGGGGGAGGACAAGCCGTGGAGAAGCGGAAAGAGTACTGAGGGTCCCATGATTGCCTGGCACTGGTCCCTTCTCTAGGGGAGAGAGTCTGATAATGATGTAACGTTAGACAACAGGCATTCAGTAGAGGATTGTGACACATTTCAGTTCATTCAACAAGACAGAACCAAAACAAAGCTGATGCTGATTACTCTATGACACTCACTTTGGGCTATTtagactgtttgaggttgtggcaTTCAGGAGCAAATTCTGCCAGTAGAAACGAATGGACAtatgcatacatacagtacatacaccgGTACCTGACTGACAAGTAGCCTATAGCTGAACAGTTACAAAACGTGTACATACAATGGAGAACTCACCTTGATAGCTAGCTATTTGAACATAAATCTGCTTCGTTCAGCTTTGCTGTTGTCCTCTAATATTGCTCCATACACTTTCATAACTGAGTATTAATTTTTGGAATAAAGAAAATAAGGATAATTCTGTCATTAGATACTCCAAAGCAATCACACGTTGACCTACCAGTGTTTTGGTCTTCACTAGCTACCACAGTCACAAAGTCAGAAACTCTGCCCATTTctatcttcttaaaatgtgatatTAAACCTAACATtgaccctaactttaaccacactgATAACCTTATGCCTAGACATAACCTTAAAgtaagaccaaaaagcaaattTTTATTTTCATAAATCTTTTGACTTCGTGGCTGTGCTATCTAGTGAAACCCAGTGGGTATTGTTTTTTTTGCTTCGTTCACTTCCTACTTCCTGTGACGTTGAACACCGCCCCTTTCTAGAAAAGTAGTACTAATCAAGGCCACACGGTGGTAGCAGTTAGTCGTGGTTGAGCTCTTGTCTTCACAATTCACTCAATTTGAAATTCAAGGGAATCATTTTAGAAGGTATTTATCTAGGGATGGATAACTCTGGCACAATTTTGCATATGTATTTTGCAAGATTTTTCCATTTTCAGCCATTGTGGCCATACAATTTCATGTTAGTGTCTTGAGTTGTAATATTTTTGTGGGTCCTTCTACAGTTCATGTCCTATTTCACACAGGTACACATGtattaaaatcaaataaaatctaagtttatttgtcatgcgCGCCGAAtaaaaccttacagtgaaatgcttacttacaagctctaacCAATAGCGCAAAAAAGGTGTtaagtgaacaataggtaagtaaagaaataaaacaacagtaaaaaaaaacaggctatatacagtagcgaggctataaaagtagcaacgctacatacagacactggttactcaggctgattgaggtagtatgtacatgtagatatggttaaagtgactatgcatatatgatgaacagagagtggcagtagcgtaaaagagggtgtggtgggtggtggttgtcacgttctgaccttagttccttttttatttgTTTGTGTTAAGTTAGTCAGGGCGTGGtttgggtgggtagtctatgttattttttctatgttgttatatttctatgtgtttggccgagtatggttctcaatcagaggcaggtgtcgttcgttgtctctgattgagaatcatactaaggtagcctgttttccccattttggttgtgggtgtttaatttctgtgtagtgtctgttcacctggcagaactgtttcgttttctcTTCGTTGTTATTTTGTGTGGTGTTCAGTTTTTCAATTAAAATATGATGAACACTtgccacactgcattttggtcttcctctccttccaccgACGAGAATCGTTAcagtgggtggcgggacacaatgcagatagccaagTTAGCCAACGTTCGGGAGCACTGGCTGGTCGGTCCAATTTTAATctattgaaaaatatatatatttcacctttatttaaccagataggctagttgagaacaagttctcatttgcaactgcgacctggccaagataaagcatagcagtttgacatacaacaacacagagttacacatggaataaacaaaacatacagtcaataatacagtagaacaaaagaaaacaaaaagtctatatacagtgagtgtaaaTTAGGtaaaataagggagttaaggcaataaataggccatggtggtgaaataattacaatacagcaattaaacactggaatggtagatgtgcagaagatgaatgtgcaagtagagatactggggtgaaaaggagcaagataaataaatacagtatagggatgaggtagttggatgggctatattACAGATGAGCtacgtacaggtgcagtgatctgtgagctgctctgacagctggtgcttaaagatagtgagggagatatgagtctccagcttcagtgatttttgcagttcgttccagtcattggcagcagagaactggaaggaaaggctggAATTTGCTTTGGGAAtttgctttgggggtgaccagtgagatatacctgctggattacgtgctacgagtgggtgctgctatggtgaccagtgagctgagataagtcaggtgtaacggatgtgaaacggctagcttagttagcggtgtgcgctaaatagcgtttcaatcggttacgtcacttgctctgagaccttgaagtagtagttccccttgctctgcggcttttgtggagcgatgggtaacgatgcttcgagggtgactgttatcgttgtgtgcagaaggtccctgattcgcgcccgggtatgggcgaggggacggtttaaaattatactgttacattgatgctgttgacccggattactggttgctgcggaaaacaggaggaaggtcaaaaggggggtgagtgtaacggatgtgaaacggctagcttagttagcggtatgcactaaatagcgtttcaatcggttacgtcacttgctctgagaccttgaagtagtagttccccttgctctgcaagggccgcggcttttgtggagcgatgggtaacgatgcttcgagggtgactgttgtcgttgtgtgcagaaggtccctggttcgcgcccgggtatgggcgaggggacggtttaaaattatactgttacacagggctttacctaacagagacttgtagatgacctggagccagtgggtttggcgatgagtctgaagcgatggccagccaacgagagagtacaggtcgcagtggtgggtggtatatggggctttggtgacaaaacggatggcactgtgatagactgcatccaatttgttcagtagggtgttggaggctattttataaatgacattgccgaagtcgaggatcggtaggatggtcagttttacgagggtatgtttggcagcatgagtgaaggatgctttgttgcgaaataggaagccgattctagatttaattttggattggagatgcttaatgtgagtctggaaggagagtttacagtctaaccagacacctaggtatttgtagttgtccacatattctaagtcagaaccgtccagagtagtgatgctggacgggcgggcaggtgcggacagcgatcggttgaagagcatgcatatagttttacttgcatttaagagcagctggaggccacggaaggagagttgtatggcattgaagctcatctgggggttagttaacacagtgtccaaagaagggccagaagtatacagaatggtgtcattgTGGTtttttgaggtagtatgtacatgaatgtatagttaaagtgactatgcatatatgataaacagagagtagcaacagcgtaaaaagaggggttgggagggggcacacaatgcaaatagtccgggtagccatttgattacctgttcaggagtcttatggctgtGTCAATTGTGTCAATTGTGTGTCAATTTCATGTCCCAACTCCCCAAGGGTGATCCGAAGGCTTTTATACCTAAGGGCCTTGCAACAGGTGTTCTTCCAATACCATGGCCTCAGTCtatatcagaggaggctggtgggaggagctgtttgatgtgtttgattccGTTCCATTCATTTCATTCCAGCCAGTACAAtttgagcccgtcctcctatagctcctcccatcaGACTCCACTAACTATATCTGGTCACACCACTCTTCTATCCACTCATTCTCCTCATATGAGAACTCACCCTCAAAGAATCATACTTGCAAAATATGCGTTCTTGACTAAATATGAATGATtttgtgatttattttatttgaggtTAAATATCATCATGGTGTATTCTTCTGTTTGCTTAAAGGCGCTACATGGCCATTAGGACGTCTGCATTGGCCATGCAGCATTTATGGTGATAcagcctctgcagaagtcagggcattcttGATTTTCACCAAGCAGCGCAGAGCAGTTGTGAATTAAGTtttcaaggaagtgagtttgtgtttaaaCAGGACCTCTCGCCCCCACCTACCAttaaccaatcatgtcaatgcggagctatacagAGCCCTCCGCATTTGTTATAAAATTTGAGAGGCGCATAGCGATGCGGTAGAGTTCAATTAGGTCTCTGCGTGCCTCTAGAGGATCCGGGATTGCGCCACTCCATATGGCGCATCCGATCACATTTCAGATCAAGCCTAAATGGGCTCTTATGCAATATTTATACTGAACTTTCTAGAGCGTCAACTTGAAACTGTTATGTAGCTTATGATACCAACATTACACGTGTTGACATCCGTGGACATTGACATTAACGTTCTTTTATTCTTAAAAAATGAAAACAATATAAGGCCACAGGTAATGAAACAACTTTATTTATTGAATCTTCCAGTAGAGACTTGATATTCATGGAATAAAACTGCTTTCTGGGAGTACTACTCAGCAAAAACAGcgcaaagaaaaaaaaagaagaggCAACAATCCGTGAAAGTGCAGATAACAAGAAACAACAAGAAAACATAttcaaaaaatacaaaaatcaaTACAACTTGTAATTGCGGATGGGTTTTTCTAAGCCTACAATAATTGAAAGACAAAAACAGTCTGCATTTTTTAAAAAAATGATCAAATCATATATTAGGGCCATCAGTAATTTACTCACCAGTGaaactacaattttttttttttggtcaaCAAGTTCTGAAGGATGCCATTGTTTTACGTGTCATAATATTCATAAACCCTGGCGGTCAAACagagaaatggttccaatcgttatTCTCCACCAgtccttatttgaagtgtttctaaaatcccctatgggaaaaatgattggaaccattttcctgtttgaccactaggttttgtgggtattatgacacctccactgtggggctctatgtGACTCTACAATTgattattttcttttttttgctgtacCATGCACAGCTAGGGTCAAACTGAACTATCATACGCTTGtgcccgtctctgtctctgtctcatgtcATCCTTCTGTCACTACCTAAACAAGCCAAACGGTGATTTGCTACACTAAACCAAACTATGCGTTTGCAAAACTGACTGCACAACACTTTGATCTAATGTTGAGTATGCCTAAAACACGATTCAAGTCGTTAAGTTCAGTTGTAACACGGGTGTAACACAAGAGAAGTATTTATTTatgtacaatttaaaaaaaatcttatgTCCTGTGAGCACAATCCCACAATGCCCACCTCACTCTCCCACCCCGCTCCCACGGACGCCCTCTCCTGATTTCTCCTCATGACAGGGTTTGTAAATAATCTAAAGGGATTTTATGTAGGGCTCTTTTTCTTCAACTCTTTTTAATTTGCCAAAACCTAAAAAGAAAACTAAAAAATGTAGGGTTCTGGAGAGACATTTGTATTTACTGACCTCAGTATCTTCCTACTTTCTAAATATGTTCATAAGAAACATAATATTTCTAAATCTTTTCATCCATATTGGTTGTCTTTCAATCCTTCCAATTCTGTACACATTTTTCGTTGTAGCAACACATGAAACTGGCTTTATGGGTTTCCAATGTTAACCCAAAAAACAGGGgaaggggaaagaaagaggggaaaacTGCCAGAACAAGATCAGGGACCCATATTCACGTATTAGAGTGCTGATCTATGTTTAGGTCCCCCCAGTCCATATACATTTATTCATTCTGATCTAAAAGGCCAAACTGATCCTCGTTCAGACTCTTTCTGAATATGGGCCCCATATGAGGAGGATACTCTGCGTAATGCTAAATTGATGATTAGTTTATAATGATTCGAGTCTGATTGATAATTATTACAGTTGGTCACAAAGATCAAGTATCTTCCAGATGCTTctatctcacccccccccccacaggggttgggggtcaattccatttcaattcagtcaattcagtcAATACAGTAAATAAACTGAATTTCCTATTTTAATTTAGATTCTCTTAAAATtccagtttacttcctgaattgactgatttCAATTAGAATTGACCCCCAACCTGAAACCCACCCATCCCACTGGAACCTAAATGCTGGGTTTGGACAGCCCTGGAGCCTGGGGAAAGTCTAGGACACGGAGGAGATGGGGTTGTGGGGGGAGCCCATCTGGGTTAGCACCTTGTCCAGCCACTGCAGAGGACCGTGCAGGTGGATCTCAATCCAGCAGGGGGTGCTGGTCACGTCCTGGCGGTGGTACTCTGCACCCCAGCCCTGGGAGAGCAAGAGGAAGAGCGATATACTCTTTAGGGACATGTATTATCATCATGGTTCTTTCAATCGTATTTCCTTTATTCTTTGAATTTTCTCGTCTTCATCTCATGACCCCATCATTCATTCTGAACCATTTAACATTATATTCTCTATATTATGGGATGTATGTCTATGACGGTTACCTTGACGAAGCTCATGCGGATGGTGCACATCTTGGTCAGCTCGTAGACAGCCTCAAACCCGTGGTTGACGGACTGGGCCAGCAGCTCAGCAAACTCCTGGTTGTTAAAGATCTTGAGGCTGCAGCCGCTGGGGATCTTACAGACGGTGGTGGGGTGGAAGCCATGGTGGTAGTTACAGTTCCGACTCTGGACGAAGATGCTGCTGTCACTCAGACATTCAGCATACACTTCACCACCCACATAGTACAGGTGGACtcctggggagaggggaagagagggttaCATGGGACTAGAatggagtagagtacagtagattagAATGGAATATTCTTGCCCTTGGCAACTTGCTTGGATTCTTAATTTGATCCATTAAAATGCTGATTGGACAGCACCACTCCTATTTAGCCACAGCCCATAACACACtgtatctgagcagcttaccgattgctgcagctgtacatagcccatctgtaaatagcccatccaatctacctacctcatcccc
This sequence is a window from Oncorhynchus gorbuscha isolate QuinsamMale2020 ecotype Even-year linkage group LG17, OgorEven_v1.0, whole genome shotgun sequence. Protein-coding genes within it:
- the LOC124002162 gene encoding methylmalonic aciduria type A homolog, mitochondrial-like, producing the protein MGPSVLFPLLHGLSSPLRTVTPTWGRWLLRQLHPPSCTRTPCTPSFPGLNSQHIRGMCVESTLSHIKELSLPEQRLLNKLYEGLISGQRACLAESITLVETQHPRKKELAQVLLQRVLAHRKEQEKQNRGKPLAFRVGLSGPPGAGKSTFIEVVGKMLTGQGHKVSVLAVDPSSCTTGGSLMGDKTRMTELSRDMSAFIRPSPTSGTLGGVTRTTNEAIVLCEGGGYDIVLVETVGVGQSEFAVADMVDMFVLLIPPAGGDELQGIKRGIIEKADLVVVTKADGDLLVPARRIQAEYTSALKLLRKKSKSWNPKVVHVSSQTGEGVAELWGKMEAFRSATLSSGDFQDRRRAQHKVWMWSLIQENVLRHFQEHPAVRGELPQLEDRVTRGAISPGLAADLLLKAFTSSSSSSSSQ